A single genomic interval of Malania oleifera isolate guangnan ecotype guangnan chromosome 13, ASM2987363v1, whole genome shotgun sequence harbors:
- the LOC131146675 gene encoding uncharacterized mitochondrial protein AtMg00810-like → MIITGDDTYGIHKLKQFLCRQFEMKDLSSLHYFLGLEVSPTFNRYSLTQAKYASDPLTRAGLTDCKITYSLPEPNIKLHPANGELLPYVTRYRQLVGSLIYLTVTRPYIAYAEHLDGTLRFLSVSSVDQLADIFTKSHPPGRHHALVYKLQMSSSKPP, encoded by the exons atgatcattactggtgatgatacttaTGGTATTCATAAGCTTAAGCAATTTCTGTGTCggcagtttgagatgaaagacctcaGTTCTCTTCACTACTTCCTTGGCTTAGAAGTGTCCCCTACCTTTAATCGCTACTCCTTGACCCAAGCCAAATATGCCTCTGATCCTCTCACACGTGCTGGCCTCACCGATTGTAAGATAACTTATAGTCTGCCGGAGCCCAATATCAAACTCCATCCTGCTAATGGGGAGCTCCTTCCCTATGTCACTCGTTACCGACAACTTGTcgggagcttgatttatctcactgtcactagACCATACATTGCCTATGCAGAGCACCTT GACGGGACACTTCGCTTCTTGTCAGTTTCTTCGGTTGATCagttggctgatatcttcacgaAATCTCATCCACCTGGTCGTCATCATGCTTTAGTCTACAAACTCCAGATGTCATCTTCGAAACCACCTTGA